The following are from one region of the Nicotiana tabacum cultivar K326 chromosome 3, ASM71507v2, whole genome shotgun sequence genome:
- the LOC107763213 gene encoding transcription factor PCL1-like, with translation MGEEVKITGGDAFSGDDNRVLEWEDGLPSLDDLTPLSQALIPPELASAFKILPEPARTMTDVNRASENTFSSLRGSGPLQQLHILSSPETDPTENGSDPRKTRRIDPEMLDADSALLRNENCGGGDDSNNNSASKPLNKRPRLVWTPQLHKRFVDVVAHLGIKNAVPKTIMQLMNVEGLTRENVASHLQKYRLYLKRMQGLSNEGPTSSDHLFASTPVPQSLQQSGGNGHNSSGYNSNGHNSNGHAQMPMPMPMPMMYPPQMVPMPMMGMSGHGHGHGRGFHHQYNMGAQQRDWSGNKFGSYHHVAPSDK, from the coding sequence ATGGGCGAAGAAGTAAAAATCACCGGCGGTGATGCTTTCTCCGGAGACGATAACCGTGTTCTCGAGTGGGAAGACGGACTTCCGAGTCTCGACGATCTAACGCCGTTATCTCAGGCGTTAATCCCGCCGGAACTCGCGTCGGCGTTCAAAATATTGCCGGAGCCGGCAAGGACGATGACCGACGTCAATCGTGCTTCGGAGAACACGTTCTCATCTCTCCGAGGCAGTGGACCGTTGCAACAATTACACATTCTGTCCTCACCGGAAACGGATCCGACGGAAAACGGATCGGATCCGAGGAAGACCCGAAGGATTGACCCGGAGATGTTAGACGCGGATTCAGCATTACTGAGGAATGAGAATTGTGGAGGAGGAGATGATAGTAATAATAATTCAGCTTCTAAGCCGCTGAACAAGCGGCCGCGGCTCGTGTGGACGCCACAGCTGCACAAGAGATTCGTGGACGTGGTGGCTCATTTAGGGATAAAAAATGCGGTGCCAAAGACGATTATGCAGTTAATGAACGTGGAAGGATTAACGCGGGAAAATGTTGCAAGCCATTTGCAGAAGTATAGGTTGTACTTGAAGAGAATGCAAGGGCTGTCAAATGAGGGGCCCACTTCTTCCGATCATTTATTCGCGTCCACACCCGTGCCACAGAGTCTGCAGCAGTCCGGTGGTAATGGTCATAACAGTAGTGGTTATAACAGTAATGGTCATAATAGTAATGGTCATGCGCAGATGCCAATGCCTATGCCAATGCCAATGATGTATCCCCCACAAATGGTGCCAATGCCTATGATGGGAATGTCAGGACATGGACATGGACATGGACGTGGGTTTCATCATCAGTATAATATGGGGGCACAACAGCGAGATTGGTCTGGAAATAAATTTGGTTCTTATCATCATGTTGCTCCTAGTGACAAATAG